TACCTTAAAGGTATACTCTCATACCGTCATGAAAATGGTTTCTATACGGGTGAATTGTGCTTACCGATACAAAATTAAAGAACCTCAAGCCACAGGACAAACTGTACAAAGTTTCCGATCGTGACGGGCTGTATGTAGCTGTGCTTACGTCAGGTACGGTCTCGTTTCGCTATGACTACCGTATCAACGGTCGCCGCGAAACACTGGTAATCGGGCAGTATGGGCGTGACGGTATCAGCCTGGCAGAA
This Bdellovibrio bacteriovorus DNA region includes the following protein-coding sequences:
- a CDS encoding Arm DNA-binding domain-containing protein; amino-acid sequence: MLTDTKLKNLKPQDKLYKVSDRDGLYVAVLTSGTVSFRYDYRINGRRETLVIGQYGRDGISLAEAREELIAAKKLLKAGQSPAAAKRDGIKKIRGAETFTVHT